From a single Paraburkholderia youngii genomic region:
- a CDS encoding aminotransferase-like domain-containing protein, whose protein sequence is MDSLTHHWLKRLTESRKPAYLVIPDLIEEDLASGRLRPRDRLPGLRDLAGALHLNYTTIARAYAEARKRGLLDARAGSGTFVRGRTQTLPLAGGSSVEMSMNMPPEPPELAPRLRESAASLLAHTDPYRLLRYQDFGGTPDDRAAGRAWLKQRLPDCEEGTVLVCPGIHSALVALVSQLARPGDTICLDTLAYPGIKAIASQMGVRLQPLPRDDEGPLPHAFEALCRSEKPGAFYCNPTLQNPSTLTLSLQRREALADVALRYSVPIIEDDAYGWLPSNKPVALATLAPELTWYVTGFSKTLGAGLRVAYLRAPTVRQTQRVAGALRATTVMPSPFTVMLATQWVNDGTAHEMLDAIRKEANARQAIVAQELADWHYDAHDDGFHLWLRIPPHCDWNAPELALQLRNQGVGAVGGPAFSTDGNPPNAIRLCLGGPQDRDDCRYALQCVAQTLNDPHHLHIPMM, encoded by the coding sequence ATGGACAGTCTCACGCATCACTGGCTCAAACGGCTGACCGAAAGCCGCAAGCCGGCGTATCTCGTGATACCGGATCTGATCGAAGAGGATCTGGCGAGCGGACGTCTGCGTCCGCGCGACCGGTTGCCCGGATTGCGCGATCTTGCGGGTGCCTTGCATCTGAACTACACGACCATCGCGCGCGCCTATGCGGAGGCGCGCAAGCGCGGCCTGCTCGATGCCCGCGCGGGCAGCGGCACCTTCGTGCGTGGACGTACGCAGACCTTGCCGCTTGCCGGCGGAAGCAGTGTCGAGATGTCGATGAACATGCCGCCCGAGCCCCCCGAGCTTGCGCCACGGTTGCGGGAATCGGCGGCGAGCCTGCTCGCGCATACCGATCCCTATCGCCTGCTGCGTTACCAGGACTTCGGCGGAACGCCCGACGATCGCGCGGCCGGCCGAGCGTGGCTCAAGCAACGCTTACCGGATTGCGAAGAAGGTACGGTACTGGTGTGTCCCGGCATTCACAGTGCCCTCGTCGCGCTCGTATCGCAGCTTGCGCGACCGGGCGACACGATCTGCCTCGATACGCTCGCCTATCCGGGCATCAAGGCGATCGCATCGCAAATGGGTGTGCGCCTGCAGCCACTGCCGCGCGACGACGAAGGTCCGCTGCCGCATGCATTCGAAGCGCTCTGCAGGAGCGAAAAACCGGGCGCGTTCTACTGCAACCCTACGCTGCAGAATCCGAGCACGCTCACGCTGTCGTTACAGCGGCGCGAGGCGCTCGCGGATGTCGCGCTGCGCTACAGCGTCCCCATCATCGAAGACGATGCCTACGGATGGCTGCCATCAAACAAGCCTGTGGCACTTGCCACGCTCGCCCCCGAATTGACGTGGTATGTCACCGGCTTTTCTAAAACGCTGGGTGCGGGCTTGCGGGTCGCCTATCTGCGCGCGCCCACTGTGCGGCAGACACAACGTGTGGCGGGCGCGTTGCGCGCCACGACTGTGATGCCGAGTCCTTTCACTGTGATGCTGGCAACGCAATGGGTCAATGACGGGACCGCACATGAAATGCTCGACGCGATCCGCAAAGAAGCCAATGCGCGCCAGGCGATCGTGGCACAGGAACTAGCCGACTGGCACTACGACGCGCACGACGATGGCTTCCATTTATGGTTGCGGATTCCTCCGCATTGCGACTGGAACGCGCCCGAGCTCGCGCTGCAATTGCGCAACCAGGGCGTTGGCGCGGTGGGGGGCCCTGCTTTCTCCACGGACGGCAATCCGCCGAATGCAATCAGGCTCTGTCTCGGGGGCCCGCAAGACAGAGACGATTGTCGGTACGCGCTGCAGTGCGTGGCGCAGACATTGAACGATCCGCATCATCTGCACATTCCGATGATGTAA
- a CDS encoding MSMEG_0572/Sll0783 family nitrogen starvation response protein — MPAVNQPLHQKGDYLVDYEEKVFPDVKAEPGEKALVTFHTVAFEGSIGFVNLLQATRLQRKGFDTSVLLYGPGVTLGLQRGFPTLGDEAFPGHLNFNNQLVKFMAEGGKVYACRFALQALYGHGEASLIEGIRPINPLDVLDLQLLHRKEDALIIHTWTV, encoded by the coding sequence ATGCCCGCCGTCAATCAACCTCTGCATCAGAAAGGCGACTACCTGGTCGACTACGAAGAGAAGGTCTTTCCCGACGTCAAGGCCGAGCCCGGTGAAAAAGCACTGGTGACGTTTCATACGGTCGCATTCGAAGGATCGATCGGCTTCGTCAATCTTCTGCAGGCGACGCGCCTTCAGCGCAAGGGCTTCGATACGTCGGTGCTGCTCTATGGCCCGGGCGTGACGCTGGGCCTGCAACGCGGCTTCCCGACACTCGGCGACGAAGCGTTTCCCGGTCATCTGAATTTCAATAACCAACTGGTCAAGTTCATGGCGGAGGGCGGCAAGGTCTATGCGTGCCGCTTTGCATTGCAGGCACTGTACGGTCACGGCGAGGCGTCGCTGATCGAAGGCATCCGGCCGATCAACCCGCTCGATGTGCTCGATCTCCAGTTGCTTCATCGCAAGGAAGACGCGCTGATCATCCACACGTGGACCGTTTGA
- a CDS encoding MmgE/PrpD family protein — protein sequence MTKLNRRSFIHTSIASVGGLMLTPASAHADATVAQKPPAQSAAGPDDIVALADYCLQTTYDNLPSAVIAITKNQILDTVGAALGGTNEPGAKEIREFTIDMAGKREAAIWGTSIQVPAQDAARVNAIMADALDYDDTYERSFMHPSVITIPAALTVTDMLGNVSGRDLITATALGVDLACRLANSAQPGVDAFIVGWHNTSLYGYFASTFVAGKLMGLTRDQLISALGIAFHQASGNSQAHLDGALTKRMGAGFASYAGVMAARLSQRGVQGAKNILEGRRGFYYQFHGNKYSRDFLFEGLGSTFAATEVSFKPWPSCRGSHTAVDAALTMFAENKIEAPDVESITIYNGPGEYLLLDFPLGKKQNLTSVVDAQFSNPWVVACALVDHKVGFEHFTTAAIRRPDLLAMVKRINTMEDKSLARPGGGPGATRLDVSLKDGRTFTKTVAFAKGEPKNPMSPIEFRQKFLDCTKKAGMSSAQAQALMADIQQLETLPKANTLTTAMAL from the coding sequence ATGACCAAACTAAATCGCAGATCATTTATCCATACCTCAATTGCATCGGTCGGCGGATTGATGCTGACTCCCGCGTCCGCCCATGCGGATGCGACGGTGGCACAGAAGCCTCCAGCGCAGAGCGCCGCTGGTCCGGATGACATCGTTGCGCTTGCAGACTATTGTTTGCAGACCACCTATGACAACCTGCCGAGCGCGGTGATTGCCATAACCAAGAATCAGATTCTGGATACAGTGGGCGCGGCGCTAGGGGGCACCAATGAGCCAGGAGCCAAAGAGATACGCGAGTTCACCATCGATATGGCCGGTAAGCGCGAAGCCGCAATCTGGGGTACCAGCATTCAGGTTCCCGCCCAGGATGCTGCTCGCGTCAATGCAATCATGGCTGACGCTCTCGACTATGACGATACCTATGAGCGGTCTTTCATGCACCCCTCGGTCATCACGATTCCGGCCGCCTTAACCGTAACCGATATGCTCGGCAATGTCAGCGGCAGGGATCTAATTACGGCTACGGCTTTGGGCGTGGACCTTGCCTGTCGATTGGCCAATTCGGCACAGCCTGGCGTCGATGCGTTCATTGTGGGCTGGCACAACACTAGTCTTTATGGATATTTCGCTTCAACTTTTGTCGCAGGTAAGCTGATGGGGTTGACGCGCGATCAGTTGATATCCGCATTGGGTATTGCATTTCATCAAGCCTCAGGTAATTCCCAAGCACATCTGGACGGTGCATTGACGAAGCGTATGGGCGCTGGCTTCGCTTCCTATGCCGGCGTAATGGCTGCGCGTCTATCTCAGCGGGGCGTCCAAGGAGCCAAAAATATTCTGGAAGGTCGCCGTGGCTTTTATTATCAGTTTCACGGTAACAAGTATTCGCGCGATTTCCTCTTTGAGGGACTAGGAAGTACTTTTGCCGCGACCGAGGTCTCGTTCAAGCCATGGCCGTCGTGCCGTGGTAGTCATACGGCGGTCGATGCAGCGCTGACTATGTTTGCAGAGAACAAAATTGAAGCTCCCGATGTGGAAAGCATCACCATCTACAATGGCCCGGGCGAATATCTGCTTCTCGACTTTCCGCTTGGCAAAAAGCAGAACCTAACATCTGTCGTGGACGCGCAATTCAGCAATCCTTGGGTTGTGGCGTGCGCGTTGGTGGACCATAAGGTCGGATTCGAACATTTCACTACGGCAGCGATCCGGCGCCCTGATCTGCTGGCAATGGTCAAACGCATCAACACGATGGAAGACAAAAGCCTGGCACGTCCGGGCGGCGGACCCGGTGCTACACGCCTTGACGTTTCTCTGAAAGATGGCCGGACGTTTACCAAAACGGTGGCATTTGCCAAAGGCGAACCCAAGAATCCAATGTCGCCCATCGAGTTCCGTCAAAAATTTCTCGATTGCACGAAAAAGGCGGGAATGAGTAGTGCGCAAGCCCAAGCGTTGATGGCCGACATTCAACAACTGGAGACCCTGCCAAAGGCCAACACCTTGACCACAGCTATGGCCTTGTAG
- a CDS encoding carbohydrate ABC transporter permease encodes MASVAGGSCAGVGRLSCEFVDRESSSALWAVAAADTWQWFPFTMLMVLATLQTIPDDPLEAASLDGAGRWQLFRYIVLPSPAARRRRRAAVVSDDQAVGLHGLSTQGPKALTA; translated from the coding sequence ATGGCGAGCGTGGCAGGCGGATCGTGTGCTGGAGTCGGCCGGTTATCCTGTGAGTTCGTTGATCGCGAATCGTCTTCCGCGCTGTGGGCAGTCGCCGCCGCCGACACGTGGCAATGGTTCCCGTTCACGATGCTAATGGTGCTGGCCACATTGCAGACCATTCCCGACGATCCGCTCGAAGCGGCGAGCCTCGATGGCGCAGGGCGCTGGCAATTGTTTCGCTATATCGTGCTGCCATCTCCCGCCGCCCGGCGGCGCAGGCGCGCCGCAGTCGTTTCTGACGACCAAGCTGTCGGGCTGCATGGACTTTCAACGCAGGGTCCGAAAGCTCTAACTGCATGA